In the genome of Streptococcus oralis, one region contains:
- a CDS encoding CapA family protein has translation MEKRQDRRPHGPIFGLLKSSIGFLRNYKSWTNAQFIIVLLLAVALSMGLNLLVRTVQGSKGTSPNSQTTTSSQSKENESGETTARIMANGDLLYHIPIYRTALKEDGTYDFHENFEYVKPWLKQADLVIGDFEGTVNKDHYLAGYPLFNAPGEVMDAIKDAGYQVLDLAHNHILDSQIEGVVSTAQAIEKAGMTPIGVYTHESRDQAPIVIKEVNGIKVALLAYSYGFNGIEQYISQEDYNRYLSDLNEDKMKAEIERAEKEADITVIMPQMGIEYQLEPTEEQKTLYHKMIDWGADIIFGGHPHVVEPAETVEKDGDKKLIIYSMGNFLSNQRIETMQDEENAKWTERGVLMDVTIKKKDGKTRIETAKAHPTWVNRTPKGTYSPEGYPLFLYQTYILEDFIEGGSHRDKLDEATKERIDTAYKEMNEHVGLKW, from the coding sequence ATGGAAAAGCGACAAGATCGACGGCCTCATGGTCCTATTTTTGGATTGTTGAAGAGTAGTATTGGTTTCCTTCGGAACTATAAATCTTGGACAAATGCCCAGTTTATTATTGTGTTATTGCTTGCAGTTGCCTTGTCCATGGGATTGAACTTGCTGGTTCGAACAGTACAAGGCAGCAAGGGAACAAGCCCTAACAGTCAGACTACGACGTCTAGCCAGTCCAAAGAAAATGAATCTGGTGAAACGACGGCGCGTATCATGGCAAATGGTGACCTCCTCTACCATATCCCTATCTACCGAACAGCTCTTAAAGAAGATGGAACTTATGATTTCCATGAAAATTTTGAGTATGTAAAACCCTGGCTCAAACAAGCTGATTTGGTGATTGGTGATTTTGAAGGAACGGTGAACAAAGACCACTACTTGGCAGGTTACCCTCTCTTTAATGCACCTGGAGAAGTCATGGATGCGATCAAAGATGCAGGCTATCAAGTTCTAGACTTGGCTCACAATCACATCTTGGATTCTCAGATAGAGGGAGTGGTTTCAACGGCTCAAGCTATTGAAAAGGCTGGAATGACACCCATCGGAGTCTACACACATGAATCCCGTGACCAAGCCCCTATAGTTATCAAGGAGGTCAATGGTATCAAGGTAGCTCTCTTGGCCTATTCCTACGGTTTTAATGGCATTGAGCAGTATATCTCTCAAGAGGACTATAATCGCTATCTTTCTGATTTGAATGAAGATAAGATGAAGGCAGAAATCGAGCGTGCAGAGAAGGAGGCGGATATTACTGTCATCATGCCTCAGATGGGAATTGAGTACCAGCTAGAACCAACGGAGGAACAGAAAACACTGTACCACAAGATGATTGACTGGGGAGCTGATATTATCTTTGGAGGGCATCCTCACGTCGTTGAACCTGCTGAAACAGTTGAAAAAGATGGTGACAAAAAACTGATCATCTACTCCATGGGAAATTTCCTCTCAAACCAGCGCATTGAAACCATGCAAGATGAGGAAAATGCCAAGTGGACGGAGCGCGGTGTTCTCATGGATGTGACCATTAAGAAAAAAGATGGCAAGACTAGGATTGAAACGGCCAAAGCGCATCCTACTTGGGTCAATCGAACACCCAAAGGGACTTACTCTCCAGAAGGTTATCCGCTCTTCCTCTATCAGACCTATATCCTAGAGGACTTCATCGAGGGAGGCAGTCACCGTGACAAGTTGGACGAGGCGACCAAGGAACGAATTGACACGGCCTATAAAGAAATGAATGAGCATGTAGGGTTGAAGTGGTAG
- the def gene encoding peptide deformylase: MSAIERITKAAHLIDMNDIIREGNPTLRAVADDVTFPLSDQEIILGEKMMQFLKHSQDPVMAEKMGLRGGVGLAAPQLDISKRVIAVLVPNIVEEGETPQEAYDLQAIMYNPKIVSHSVQDAALGEGEGCLSVDRNVPGYVVRHARVTVDYFDKDGEKHRIKLKGYNSIVVQHEIDHLNGIMFYDRINEKDPFAVKEGLLILE; encoded by the coding sequence ATGTCTGCTATAGAACGTATTACAAAAGCTGCTCATTTAATTGATATGAACGATATTATCCGCGAGGGGAATCCAACTCTACGCGCAGTTGCTGATGATGTCACTTTCCCACTGTCTGACCAGGAAATCATCCTTGGTGAAAAGATGATGCAATTCCTCAAACATTCCCAAGATCCTGTTATGGCTGAAAAGATGGGGCTCCGCGGTGGGGTTGGATTGGCCGCTCCCCAACTCGATATCTCAAAACGCGTTATTGCCGTCTTGGTCCCAAATATTGTAGAAGAAGGCGAAACTCCACAGGAAGCCTACGATTTGCAAGCCATTATGTACAATCCAAAAATCGTATCCCACTCTGTTCAGGACGCTGCTCTTGGCGAAGGAGAAGGTTGCCTATCTGTTGACCGTAACGTGCCAGGCTATGTTGTCCGCCATGCCCGTGTCACTGTTGATTACTTTGACAAGGACGGCGAAAAACACCGTATCAAACTCAAAGGCTACAACTCTATCGTTGTTCAGCATGAAATTGATCATCTAAACGGAATCATGTTTTACGATCGTATCAATGAAAAAGACCCATTTGCTGTCAAAGAAGGACTCCTCATCCTTGAATAA
- the rlmB gene encoding 23S rRNA (guanosine(2251)-2'-O)-methyltransferase RlmB, with protein sequence MKTNDIVYGVHAVTEALLANTGNKLYLQEDLRGKNVEKVKELAAEKKVSISWTSKKSLSEMTEGAVHQGFVLRVSEFAYSELDQILAKTRQEENPLLLILDGLTDPHNLGSILRTADATNVSGVIIPKHRAVGVTPVVAKTATGAIEHVPIARVTNLSQTLDKLKDEGFWTFGTDMNGTPCHKWNTKGKIALIIGNEGKGISSNIKKQVDEMITIPMNGHVQSLNASVAAAILMYEVFRNRL encoded by the coding sequence ATGAAAACAAATGATATTGTCTATGGCGTCCATGCCGTTACTGAAGCCCTGCTTGCAAACACCGGAAACAAACTCTACCTCCAAGAAGATTTAAGGGGGAAGAATGTTGAGAAAGTCAAGGAACTGGCTGCTGAGAAAAAGGTGTCCATCTCTTGGACCTCAAAAAAATCCCTCTCTGAAATGACCGAAGGTGCCGTCCATCAAGGATTTGTCCTTAGAGTATCTGAATTTGCCTATAGCGAGCTCGATCAAATCCTTGCCAAAACGCGGCAAGAAGAAAATCCTTTGCTATTGATTCTGGATGGGTTAACTGATCCCCATAATCTGGGTTCTATCTTGAGAACTGCTGATGCGACCAATGTTTCAGGTGTCATCATTCCCAAGCACCGTGCTGTCGGAGTTACTCCTGTCGTTGCCAAAACGGCCACAGGTGCCATTGAGCACGTACCGATTGCCCGAGTAACCAATCTTAGTCAAACCTTAGATAAACTCAAGGATGAAGGTTTCTGGACCTTTGGAACGGATATGAACGGTACTCCTTGCCACAAATGGAATACAAAAGGGAAAATCGCCCTCATCATTGGAAATGAAGGAAAAGGCATCTCGAGCAACATCAAAAAGCAGGTTGATGAGATGATTACCATTCCCATGAATGGACATGTTCAAAGCCTTAATGCCAGTGTTGCTGCAGCCATTCTCATGTACGAAGTTTTCCGAAACCGGCTATAA
- the trxB gene encoding thioredoxin-disulfide reductase: MYDTIIIGAGPAGMTAALYAARSNLKVALIEGGLPGGQMNNTSDIENYPGYANISGPELAEKMFEPLENLGVEHLYGFVEKIEDHADYKKVITDDQVYETRTVIVATGSKHRLLGVPGEEELNSRGVSYCAVCDGAFFRDQDLLVVGGGDSAVEEALFLTRFAKSVTIVHRRDELRAQNVLQDRAFANEKVNFIWNSVVKEIKGENRVESVVFENVKTGQVTEQAFGGVFIYVGLDPVSDFVKDLNIQDQSGWIVTDNHMKTAVDGIFAVGDVRQKDLRQVTTAVGDGAIAGQEAYKFITEHS, from the coding sequence ATGTACGATACGATTATTATCGGTGCTGGACCTGCGGGAATGACAGCTGCCTTATATGCTGCTCGAAGCAATCTGAAAGTGGCTTTGATTGAAGGTGGTCTGCCAGGTGGGCAAATGAACAACACATCTGATATCGAAAACTATCCTGGATATGCCAATATTAGTGGACCTGAATTGGCAGAGAAGATGTTTGAACCTCTTGAAAATCTTGGAGTAGAACACCTTTATGGATTTGTTGAAAAGATTGAAGATCATGCTGATTATAAGAAGGTCATCACTGATGACCAAGTTTATGAAACCCGTACTGTCATCGTGGCAACTGGGTCTAAACACCGTCTTTTGGGTGTTCCTGGAGAAGAAGAACTAAATAGCCGAGGTGTTTCTTACTGTGCGGTCTGTGATGGAGCTTTCTTCCGTGACCAAGACTTGCTCGTAGTCGGTGGTGGAGATTCTGCGGTAGAAGAAGCTCTTTTCTTGACTCGCTTTGCCAAATCTGTCACGATTGTTCACCGTCGAGATGAACTTCGTGCTCAAAATGTTTTACAAGACCGTGCCTTTGCAAATGAGAAAGTCAACTTTATCTGGAATTCTGTAGTCAAGGAAATCAAAGGTGAAAACCGAGTAGAGTCAGTTGTATTTGAAAATGTGAAAACTGGTCAAGTGACAGAGCAAGCCTTTGGAGGTGTCTTTATCTATGTTGGACTAGACCCTGTTAGTGATTTTGTTAAGGATTTGAATATTCAAGATCAGTCAGGCTGGATTGTAACAGATAATCACATGAAGACTGCCGTTGATGGTATCTTTGCGGTTGGGGATGTTCGTCAGAAAGACCTTCGCCAAGTGACAACAGCAGTTGGTGATGGGGCTATCGCTGGGCAAGAAGCCTACAAGTTTATTACCGAACATAGTTAA
- a CDS encoding DUF4059 family protein produces MLLQLFSLYFESLILTTILVVIFLGIWIGLRAMSGVDKTAKARQAHLYDMIMIGVLVVPVLSFAVMSLLLVFKA; encoded by the coding sequence ATGCTGCTGCAACTATTTTCTTTGTATTTCGAGAGTTTGATCTTAACGACCATTCTCGTCGTGATTTTTTTAGGGATTTGGATTGGATTGCGAGCTATGTCTGGTGTGGACAAGACAGCCAAGGCTCGTCAAGCCCATCTCTATGATATGATTATGATTGGAGTTTTGGTAGTTCCGGTGTTATCCTTTGCCGTTATGAGTTTGCTCTTGGTTTTCAAGGCATAA
- a CDS encoding amino acid ABC transporter ATP-binding protein yields the protein MIKISNLSKSFSGQTVLNHLNLEIQKGEVVALIGSSGAGKSTFLRSLNYLETPDSGTIQIDNFKVDFSQISQEEILTLRRKLSMVFQQFNLFERRTALDNVKEGLVVVKKLSDEEATKIAKEELAKVGLSDREQHYPRHLSGGQKQRVALARALAMKPDVLLLDEPTSALDPELVGEVEKSIADAAKSGQTMILVSHDMSFVAQVADKVLFLDKGKIIESGTPDEIINYPKEERTKEFFASYKRTYI from the coding sequence ATGATTAAGATTTCGAATTTAAGCAAATCCTTTTCAGGACAGACAGTCTTGAATCATCTGAACTTGGAGATCCAAAAGGGAGAAGTAGTGGCCTTGATTGGTTCATCTGGAGCAGGGAAATCAACCTTTCTTCGTAGTTTGAACTACCTTGAAACTCCAGATAGTGGAACGATTCAGATTGACAATTTTAAAGTTGATTTTTCTCAGATTAGTCAAGAGGAGATTCTAACCCTTCGTCGCAAGTTGTCCATGGTTTTCCAACAGTTTAATTTGTTTGAACGCCGAACAGCCCTTGACAATGTTAAGGAAGGTTTGGTTGTTGTTAAGAAACTATCGGACGAGGAAGCAACAAAAATTGCCAAGGAAGAGTTGGCTAAGGTCGGTCTTTCTGACCGGGAGCAACATTACCCTCGCCATTTATCAGGTGGACAGAAGCAACGGGTTGCCCTAGCGCGTGCCCTCGCTATGAAACCAGACGTCTTGCTCTTGGACGAGCCAACTTCAGCCCTTGACCCAGAATTGGTCGGAGAAGTGGAAAAGTCTATTGCAGACGCCGCCAAGTCTGGTCAGACCATGATCTTGGTTAGTCACGATATGTCTTTTGTGGCTCAAGTGGCAGACAAGGTTTTATTCCTAGATAAAGGGAAAATCATCGAGTCTGGCACACCGGATGAAATCATCAATTATCCGAAAGAAGAACGGACAAAAGAATTCTTCGCTAGTTACAAACGGACTTATATTTGA
- a CDS encoding amino acid ABC transporter permease has product MTVTTFLASDWYQSLMQLIPDGKLFSLRSVFDGIPRIVQQLPTTLMLTLGGAIFGLVLALIFAIVKINRVKILYPLQAFFVSFLKGTPILVQLMLTYYGIPLALKAINQQWGTGLNINAIPAALFAIVAFAFNEAAYASETIRAAILSVNPGEIEAARSLGMTRAQVYRRVIIPNAAVVATPTLINSLIGLTKGTSLAFSAGVVEVFAQAQILGGADYRYFERFISVALVYWVVNIGIESLGRFIERRMAISAPDAVSTDVKGDLR; this is encoded by the coding sequence ATGACTGTTACAACATTTTTAGCATCAGATTGGTACCAAAGTTTGATGCAGCTGATTCCAGACGGTAAGCTCTTTAGCTTGCGTTCGGTTTTTGATGGGATTCCAAGGATTGTCCAACAACTGCCTACAACCTTGATGTTGACTCTTGGAGGTGCGATTTTTGGTTTGGTCCTGGCTTTGATTTTTGCCATTGTTAAGATCAATCGTGTTAAGATATTGTATCCCTTGCAGGCTTTTTTTGTCAGCTTTTTAAAAGGTACCCCAATCCTAGTTCAACTCATGTTGACCTACTACGGAATTCCTTTGGCACTGAAAGCTATCAACCAACAATGGGGAACTGGTTTGAATATCAATGCGATTCCAGCGGCACTTTTTGCGATTGTGGCCTTTGCCTTTAATGAGGCGGCTTATGCCAGTGAAACCATTCGTGCAGCCATCCTTTCTGTCAATCCAGGTGAGATTGAGGCAGCACGCAGTCTTGGTATGACACGAGCGCAAGTTTATCGTCGTGTGATTATTCCAAATGCAGCGGTGGTAGCAACACCGACCTTGATTAACTCCCTTATCGGTTTGACCAAGGGAACTTCACTAGCCTTTAGTGCGGGTGTTGTGGAAGTCTTTGCCCAAGCTCAGATTTTAGGTGGAGCAGATTATCGTTACTTTGAACGTTTCATCTCCGTTGCCCTTGTTTATTGGGTAGTCAATATTGGAATTGAAAGCCTCGGCCGTTTCATTGAGAGAAGAATGGCTATCTCAGCGCCGGATGCGGTATCTACAGATGTGAAAGGAGACCTTCGTTAA
- a CDS encoding arsenate reductase family protein translates to MLEFIEYPKCSTCKKAKNELDQLGLDYQDVHIVEETPSEEVILNWLETSGFEVKQFFNTSGIKYRELGLKDKVGSLSKQEAAKLLASDGMLLKRPILVENGAVKQIGYRKSYEDLGLR, encoded by the coding sequence ATGCTAGAATTTATCGAATACCCAAAATGTTCAACTTGTAAGAAAGCCAAAAATGAACTAGACCAACTCGGACTTGACTACCAAGACGTCCATATTGTAGAAGAAACACCAAGTGAAGAAGTGATTTTGAATTGGTTGGAAACTTCTGGTTTTGAAGTGAAACAATTTTTCAATACCAGCGGGATTAAATACCGTGAACTGGGTTTGAAGGATAAGGTGGGAAGCTTGTCAAAACAAGAAGCAGCTAAGCTTCTGGCTAGTGATGGCATGTTGTTAAAACGTCCAATTTTGGTGGAGAATGGTGCTGTTAAACAAATCGGCTATAGAAAAAGCTATGAGGACTTAGGTTTGAGATAG
- a CDS encoding methylated-DNA--[protein]-cysteine S-methyltransferase encodes MKQNKYAKMLYPSPIGTLSLVADKQYLYGIWVQNQTHFERGLGDETIEEVGSHPVLEQVISYLDTYFDGCAQDLSSLPLAPIGTDFEKRVWAYLQAIPYGQTVTYGQIAQDLQVASAQAIGGAVGRNPWSILVPCHRVLGSGNRLTGYASGVEKKAWLLQHEGAAFQENKK; translated from the coding sequence ATGAAGCAGAATAAGTACGCAAAGATGCTCTACCCGTCGCCAATTGGAACCTTATCCTTAGTTGCTGACAAGCAATATCTATATGGCATTTGGGTACAGAACCAAACTCATTTTGAGAGGGGACTAGGGGATGAAACGATAGAAGAAGTTGGTAGTCATCCTGTATTAGAGCAAGTTATTTCCTATTTAGATACTTACTTTGATGGATGTGCTCAAGATTTGTCTTCCTTACCTCTGGCTCCCATTGGAACGGATTTTGAAAAGCGGGTCTGGGCTTACTTACAGGCCATTCCTTATGGTCAAACAGTAACTTACGGACAAATAGCTCAAGACTTGCAAGTGGCTTCTGCCCAAGCGATTGGTGGAGCAGTGGGACGTAATCCTTGGTCCATCCTCGTACCCTGTCATCGTGTGCTGGGATCAGGCAATCGCTTGACAGGCTATGCATCTGGAGTCGAAAAGAAAGCTTGGCTCTTGCAACATGAAGGTGCAGCATTTCAAGAAAATAAAAAATAG
- a CDS encoding GNAT family N-acetyltransferase has product MEIRLAFPNEVDAIMQVMEDAKKCLAESGSDQWQNGYPNADIIIDDIISGQAYVALEEGELLAYAAVTKCPEEPYEAIYEGSWQGGESEYLVFHRIAVAADVQGQGVAQTFLEGLIEGFDYLDFRSDTHAENKAMQHIFEKLGFQQVGKVPVDGERLAYQKLKK; this is encoded by the coding sequence ATGGAGATTCGTTTAGCTTTTCCAAACGAAGTAGATGCGATTATGCAGGTGATGGAGGATGCCAAAAAGTGCTTAGCTGAGTCTGGTAGCGACCAGTGGCAAAATGGCTATCCAAATGCCGACATCATTATTGATGATATCATCTCTGGTCAAGCTTATGTGGCCTTGGAAGAAGGAGAACTGCTAGCCTATGCTGCTGTGACCAAGTGCCCAGAGGAACCCTATGAAGCTATTTATGAAGGAAGTTGGCAGGGGGGAGAATCAGAATATCTGGTCTTTCACCGTATCGCTGTGGCAGCAGATGTCCAAGGACAAGGTGTTGCTCAGACTTTCCTAGAAGGCTTGATTGAAGGTTTTGATTATCTAGATTTTCGTTCAGATACGCATGCAGAAAACAAGGCCATGCAGCATATTTTTGAAAAGCTAGGATTCCAGCAGGTCGGAAAAGTTCCAGTTGATGGGGAACGCTTGGCCTATCAGAAATTAAAAAAATGA
- a CDS encoding DUF1836 domain-containing protein: MNSNFSYPKWEDIPNIDLYLDQVLLYVNQVCAPISPDKDKGLTASMVNNYVKHGYLTKPDKKKYQRKQIARLIAITTLKSVFSIQEIAQTLNTLQTQASSDQLYDAFVDYMNHGIDPENPIIQTSCQTVKLYHQTLDLILIKEEEEIQ, encoded by the coding sequence ATGAATTCTAACTTTTCCTACCCAAAATGGGAAGACATTCCAAACATTGACCTCTATCTGGATCAGGTTTTGCTTTATGTCAATCAAGTCTGTGCCCCTATCTCTCCAGATAAAGACAAGGGGCTAACAGCATCCATGGTCAATAACTATGTCAAACATGGTTACCTGACAAAGCCAGACAAGAAAAAATACCAACGCAAACAGATTGCCCGTTTGATTGCCATCACCACTCTCAAGTCTGTCTTTTCGATCCAAGAAATCGCTCAGACCCTCAATACTCTGCAAACTCAAGCAAGCTCAGACCAGCTCTACGACGCTTTTGTGGACTACATGAACCATGGGATTGATCCAGAAAATCCTATTATCCAAACCAGCTGTCAAACGGTTAAACTCTATCATCAAACTCTAGACTTAATCCTTATCAAAGAAGAGGAGGAAATCCAATGA
- the trhA gene encoding PAQR family membrane homeostasis protein TrhA yields the protein MNTSLKLSKKLSFGEEIANSVTHAVGAVIMLILLPISSTYSYEAHGFLSSFGVSIFVISLFLMFLSSTIYHSMAYGSTHKYVLRIIDHSMIYVAIAGSYTPVVLTLMNNWFGYLIIAIQWGTTIFGILYKIFAKKVNEKFSLALYLIMGWLVLAIIPAIISQTTPIFWSLMVTGGLCYTVGAGFYAKKKPYFHMIWHLFILAASALQYIAIVYFM from the coding sequence ATGAATACCAGTCTAAAACTCAGTAAAAAACTCAGTTTTGGAGAGGAGATTGCCAATAGCGTGACACATGCTGTCGGTGCCGTTATCATGCTCATCTTGCTCCCTATTTCATCCACCTATAGTTATGAAGCACACGGATTTTTGTCATCTTTTGGCGTTTCTATCTTTGTTATCAGTCTCTTTCTCATGTTCCTCTCGTCAACCATTTACCACTCTATGGCCTATGGTTCGACCCACAAATACGTCTTACGAATCATCGACCATTCTATGATTTATGTGGCTATCGCAGGCTCTTATACGCCGGTCGTCTTGACCTTGATGAATAACTGGTTTGGCTATCTGATCATTGCCATTCAGTGGGGAACGACCATCTTTGGCATCCTCTATAAAATTTTTGCTAAAAAGGTCAATGAGAAATTCAGCCTTGCCCTTTACCTGATTATGGGCTGGTTGGTTCTGGCTATCATTCCTGCCATTATCAGTCAAACGACGCCAATTTTCTGGAGTCTCATGGTAACTGGCGGACTCTGTTATACAGTTGGAGCTGGATTTTACGCTAAGAAAAAACCCTATTTCCACATGATTTGGCATCTCTTTATCCTAGCAGCATCTGCACTCCAGTACATTGCTATTGTTTATTTCATGTAA
- the pdxT gene encoding pyridoxal 5'-phosphate synthase glutaminase subunit PdxT, producing the protein MKIGILALQGAFAEHAKVLEKLGVVSVEIRNLDDFQHHQSDLSGLILPGGESTAMGKLLRDQQMLLPLREAILNVLPVFGTCAGLILLAKEITSQEESHLGTMDIVVERNAYGRQLGSFYTEAECKGVGQIPMTFIRGPIISSLGEGVEILATVDDQIVAAQEQNMLVTSFHPELTDDVRLHQYFINMCKEKS; encoded by the coding sequence ATGAAAATCGGAATACTAGCCTTGCAAGGCGCCTTTGCAGAACATGCAAAAGTGCTAGAAAAGTTAGGTGTTGTTAGTGTCGAAATCAGAAATTTAGATGATTTTCAACACCATCAGAGTGACTTGTCCGGTTTGATATTACCTGGCGGTGAGTCTACAGCTATGGGCAAGCTCTTGCGTGACCAGCAGATGCTGCTTCCCCTAAGAGAAGCTATTCTCAATGTCTTACCAGTCTTTGGAACTTGTGCGGGCTTAATCTTGCTGGCTAAGGAAATCACTTCTCAGGAAGAAAGTCATCTTGGAACTATGGACATAGTAGTTGAGCGCAATGCCTATGGGCGCCAACTAGGAAGTTTTTATACAGAAGCAGAATGTAAGGGAGTTGGTCAGATTCCGATGACCTTTATCCGTGGTCCGATTATCAGCAGTCTTGGAGAGGGTGTAGAAATTCTAGCAACTGTAGACGATCAAATCGTTGCAGCTCAAGAACAGAACATGCTGGTAACCTCTTTTCATCCAGAATTGACAGATGATGTTCGCTTGCACCAGTATTTTATCAATATGTGTAAAGAAAAAAGTTGA
- the pdxS gene encoding pyridoxal 5'-phosphate synthase lyase subunit PdxS: MTENRYELNKNLAQMLKGGVIMDVQNPEQARIAEAAGAAAVMALERIPADIRAAGGVSRMSDPKMIKEIQKAVSIPVMAKVRIGHFVEAQILEAIEIDYIDESEVLSPADDRFHVDKKEFQVPFVCGAKDLGEALRRIAEGASMIRTKGEPGTGDIVQAVRHMRMMNQEIRRIQNLREDELYVAAKDLQVPVKLVQYVHEHGKLPVVNFAAGGVATPADAALMMQLGAEGVFVGSGIFKSGDPVKRASAIVKAVTNYQNPQILAQISEDLGEAMVGINENEIQILMAERGK, from the coding sequence ATGACTGAAAATCGTTATGAACTAAATAAAAACTTGGCACAGATGCTCAAAGGTGGGGTTATCATGGACGTTCAGAACCCTGAACAGGCTCGTATCGCAGAGGCTGCTGGTGCGGCAGCTGTTATGGCCTTGGAGCGAATTCCAGCTGATATTCGTGCAGCTGGAGGAGTTTCCCGTATGAGCGATCCAAAGATGATTAAGGAAATCCAAAAAGCGGTCAGTATTCCAGTGATGGCCAAGGTTAGAATCGGGCATTTTGTTGAAGCTCAGATTTTAGAGGCTATTGAGATTGACTATATCGATGAGAGTGAAGTGCTGTCTCCAGCTGATGACCGTTTCCATGTGGACAAGAAAGAATTCCAAGTTCCTTTTGTCTGTGGTGCTAAGGATTTGGGTGAAGCCTTGCGTCGTATCGCTGAAGGAGCTTCTATGATTCGGACAAAAGGAGAACCGGGTACAGGAGATATCGTCCAAGCTGTTCGACATATGCGTATGATGAATCAAGAAATTCGACGGATTCAAAACCTACGCGAAGATGAACTCTATGTGGCTGCAAAGGACTTGCAAGTTCCTGTTAAATTGGTCCAATACGTCCACGAACATGGAAAATTACCAGTTGTCAACTTTGCAGCCGGAGGTGTTGCAACACCAGCAGATGCTGCTCTGATGATGCAATTGGGGGCAGAGGGCGTCTTTGTCGGTTCAGGTATTTTTAAGTCAGGAGATCCTGTTAAACGAGCAAGTGCTATTGTCAAGGCCGTAACCAACTACCAAAATCCTCAAATTCTGGCTCAAATCTCTGAAGACCTAGGGGAAGCCATGGTTGGTATTAATGAGAATGAAATCCAAATTCTTATGGCAGAGCGAGGAAAATAG